The region ATCCTCATTGTTGAAAAGGGGTCCGAAATTATCGGTTCACTAGATTTCACATTAGGACAGAAGACGAGACTGCGTCATCTAGGGACTATAGGGATGTGTGTTCATAAGGAATGGAGGGGGAGAGGAGTCGGTTCACAACTACTGGCACTCTTTCTTGCCTGGGCGGAGGAACAACCGACACTAGAGAAGATCTGCTTAGAGGTTTTCTCAACAAATAAGGAGGCCATTCAATTATACGAGAAGCATGGCTTTGTCATAGAGGGCATACGCAAGGAACAGGTGAAGATGAAATCAGAGTATATAGACCTGGTCACGATGGGGCGTTTTGTACCTCGTTCCGATAAACATCCGTCCTCATAGTGAAGGTTATAGCTATGGACAAAAGGGCCGGAGAAGGAAAGTCGATATAAATTTTGAATATCCTATCAGTCAGCTAGCCGTACTAAAAAGAAAAGTCGTGTAAATGAGGTGACAATGTCATGCATACAACGCGTTACAACATTGAGGCATTACATGCTGGGCAACCTAAGGAAGTGGAGGTTAATGGCAGCCGTTACTTAACGAGTATCAATAAGGCAAGGATTGAAGACAGGAGATATCTTTCGACTCATAACGTAGAAGGGGATGCTCAAGCAGACTTAAAGAATCACGGGGGCAAAGATAAAGCTCTGTGTATCTACCCAGTCGAACACTATTCATACTGGGAGACTGTTTTAGGGCACTCTCTTGCACACGGTGCATTTGGAGAAAATGTCACTATAAATGGCCGTGTAGAAGCGGACGTGTACATAGGGGATACTTATCAATTTGGGGAAGCCGTTATACAAGTAAGTCAACCGAGGCAGCCTTGTTACAAATTAGCAAACAAATGGCATAAAGAGTCGTTGGTCACGATGGTCCATGATACAGGTTACAGCGGATACTATGTTCGTGTACTACAAGAAGGGTATATTTCTACTGAAGACCACTGGAAACTAATAGACCAAGGTGAAGAACGCTGTACTGTTCGTATGGCAAATGAGGCCATGTTCACGTCTAGTGATACTCAGTTTATAGCCAAAGTAGCGCAAACCGAAGGGCTGGCAGAGAATTGGCAACGTCGATTATTGAAAAAATTAAAGCGCCTATCGCCATCGTAACGATCGCCATCTAGACATTTGTAGCTCAAAAAGTAAGTAAAGTAAAAAATGAAAAGTAAGAACAGTATAAAACTAAAAAGCCCTACAAATGTAGGACTGTTTATCATGAGTTGCTTATAAGAAGAAACCTGCTCCCATCACTAAGCTAGAAAGTACCAGAGAGCCGATGATAATATATACAACAGTTTTGACTAATTTTTTAGGTAGCACAGGTCTTACCTCCTTTTAAAGCCTTGTCTATTTCTCTAAATTCTATCATACTTAAAGTATAAGTATGTTTCAACCGGTTCTTAAATCCAACTGTTATTGAAGGAGTGGATAGGATGAATAAGGAGGATCTTGAATTTGCCGAATTGTTCGAAGAATGGAAACAAAAAACAGAGGAGTTAATTAAGAAGTACCCTGAAAGAAAGGAACAGTTTACCACATCTTCCGGTCTCCATATCGATCGCGTTTATTTACCCGACGATAGAGACGACCGTTATATTGAATCTCAGGGCTTCCCTGGACAGTTTCCTTACACCAGAGGCATCCAGCCGACGATGTATCGTGCAAGACACTGGACAATGCGTCAGTATGCAGGGTTTGGTTCTGCGGAAGAAACCAATAAGCGCTTTAAGTATCTTTTGGAGCAAGGGCAAACTGGCTTAAGTGTGGCTTTTGACCTTCCTACGCAGATAGGCTACGACTCTGATGATGCGATGGCACGTGGGGAAGTAGGTAAGGTCGGTGTCGCTATCGATTCATTGGCAGATATGGAAGCGCTTTTATTTGAAATACCGTTAAATAAAGTCAGTACATCTATGACCATTAATGCCCCCGCAAGCGTATTATTAGCGATGTATATCGCTGTTGCCGAGAAGCAAGGGGTCCAATCGACGGCGCTATCGGGTACGATTCAAAACGATATTCTAAAAGAGTATATTGCTCGGGGGACATATATTTTTCCGCCTCAACCCTCTATGAGACTAATCACAGATATTTTCGCTTATTGTGCGGAGCACGTCCCTAAATGGAACACGATTAGTATCAGTGGATATCACATTCGAGAAGCCGGTTCAACAGCTGTACAAGAATTAGCATTCACGATTGCCAACGGTATGGCTTACGTTGATGCAGCCCTAGAAGCAGGGTTAGATATTGATCGATTTGCACCGCGGCTGGCCTTTTTCTTTAACGCCCATAATCAGTTTTTTGAAGAGATCGCCAAATTCCGTGCAGCTCGAAGAATATGGGCGCATATCATGAAACATAAGTACGGGGCCAAAAAAGAAAAGTCGTTGCAATTGAGATTTCACACGCAAACGGGCGGATCGACACTGACAGCACAGCAACCGGATAACAATATCGTAAGGGTGACCATTCAAGCTTTAAGTGCCATTTTAGGTGGGACGCAAAGTTTACACACCAATGCGCGAGATGAGGCATTGGCCTTACCTACAGAACAATCCGCTAGAATTGCACTAAGAACGCAGCAGATCCTCGCTCATGAAAGTGGTGTAGCCGATACAGTCGATCCGCTTGGAGGTTCATATTTTGTTGAACAGCTTACCGATCAGATACAAGCCGAAGTACAAAAATATCTAGACAAGATTGAAGAACGAGGTGGGGCAGTTGCAGCCGTTGAGCAAGGGTACATGCAACGTGAGATTCATCAAGCCGCGTATGACATGCAGAAGAGTATCGAAAGTGAGAAAGAGATCGTCGTGGGGATGAATAAATTTGCAGTAGAGGATGAACCTCAACCCGAGCTTATGAGGGTAGATCCAACACTAGGTGACAAACAAAAGGCCAAACTACAACAACTGCGACAAGATCGGGACAATCAACGTGTGGATGAGACGCTGGAAAAACTTAAGCGGGTGGCCCAGACCCAAGACAACCTGATGCCCTATATTTTAGAGGCAGTCAAAGCTTATGCCACCATCGGAGAAATCTGTAACGTCCTTAGAGCTGAATTTGGGGAGTACCAAGGGGTTTGATTTATTTTTAATGACAAACTGAGCAACGGTTCAGATTTAAGCAACATGCTTGAGAAGGGGAGAGATCGATGAGAAATATACGTGTACTTGTTGCCAAACCGGGGTTAGATGGACATGATCGTGGCGCGCTTGTGATTGCCCAGGCTTTAAGAGATGAAGGGATGGAAGTCATATATTCCGGGCTTCGGCAATCACCAGAGCAGATTGTTGCGAGTGCCATTCAAGAAGATGTCGATTGTATTGGCTTATCATGTTTATCCGGTGCCCATAACGAACTGTTTCCCGAGGTCACACGTTTACTTAAAGACCAAGGGGCCTCGGATATTATCGTTGTAGGTGGCGGCGTTATTCCTGCGGAGGACATACCCTACTTAGAAGAAAAAGGGGTCGCCAAGATATTCACGCCAGGTACAGCGACAAAGGATACCGCTGACTTCATACGATTTGCGCTAGCAGAGAGACAAGGTGAACAACAACTTGACCCACCACGAAAAATATCCCATATCGGTATTGCAGTTGAGTCCCTAGAGGAAGCCCTTCCCTTTTACCAGCAATTAGGTTTACAGCTTGAGGGAATTGAAACAGTCGAAGAAGAACAGGTTAAAGTCGCATTTTTAAAGATTGGCGAGAGTAAGATTGAACTCCTAGAATCCACCACTCCAGAAGGCCCCATTGCGACATTCATACAACGGAAGGGGCCTGGTATCCATCACATCGCATTAGATGTAGACGACATACGCTCACGATTACAGCACCTCAAGGATAAAGGCGTTAGACTCATCCATGATGGTCCAAAAAAAGGTGCTGAACAATCAGAGATTGCCTTTATTCATCCTAAGGCGTCTGGTGGTGTGTTATATGAACTGACTCAACCTCATTCACAAAGCGAAGGTCATTTTGACGATAATGATAGAGAAGTAAAGGAGCGTCAGCGTAATGAGTCAATATCTGAAGACAAGTGAAAACCTACAAATGCACAAAAAAATTGATGAAATGTATGAAAAAAAGCAAAAAATAGAGCTTGGAGGTGGGGATAAGAGGATTCAAGCTCAGCACGAAAAAGGGAAATTAACAGCAAGGGAGAGAATCGACTTACTCCTTGACCGAGATTCTTTTGTTGAACTTTATGCTCATACTGAGCATCGCGGGAATCACTTTGGCATGGAAGACAAAGAAGCCCCCGGTGAAGGGGTTGTGACGGGATACGGAAAAATCCACGGACGTCTCGTTTACGTCTTCGCTCAGGATTTTACCGTGTTTGGAGGCGCACTAGGAGAAATGCATGCCCAAAAAATTGCTAATATTATGGACTTAGCCGCTAAAAATGGTGCACCCATGATCGGACTAAACGACTCCGGCGGTGCAAGAATTCAAGAAGGCGTTGTCTCCTTAGATGGTTATGGACATATTTTTTACCGTAACGCCATCTACTCCGG is a window of Caldalkalibacillus salinus DNA encoding:
- a CDS encoding GNAT family N-acetyltransferase gives rise to the protein MSLSFPYVLRLSDNTQVKIRRAQPTDVRALIDLFRSVMLEEKYLLTTYEEFSLTEEKARQWVQQANYPSSDIILIVEKGSEIIGSLDFTLGQKTRLRHLGTIGMCVHKEWRGRGVGSQLLALFLAWAEEQPTLEKICLEVFSTNKEAIQLYEKHGFVIEGIRKEQVKMKSEYIDLVTMGRFVPRSDKHPSS
- a CDS encoding MOSC domain-containing protein, with protein sequence MHTTRYNIEALHAGQPKEVEVNGSRYLTSINKARIEDRRYLSTHNVEGDAQADLKNHGGKDKALCIYPVEHYSYWETVLGHSLAHGAFGENVTINGRVEADVYIGDTYQFGEAVIQVSQPRQPCYKLANKWHKESLVTMVHDTGYSGYYVRVLQEGYISTEDHWKLIDQGEERCTVRMANEAMFTSSDTQFIAKVAQTEGLAENWQRRLLKKLKRLSPS
- the prli42 gene encoding stressosome-associated protein Prli42, with translation MLPKKLVKTVVYIIIGSLVLSSLVMGAGFFL
- a CDS encoding acyl-CoA mutase large subunit family protein; its protein translation is MNKEDLEFAELFEEWKQKTEELIKKYPERKEQFTTSSGLHIDRVYLPDDRDDRYIESQGFPGQFPYTRGIQPTMYRARHWTMRQYAGFGSAEETNKRFKYLLEQGQTGLSVAFDLPTQIGYDSDDAMARGEVGKVGVAIDSLADMEALLFEIPLNKVSTSMTINAPASVLLAMYIAVAEKQGVQSTALSGTIQNDILKEYIARGTYIFPPQPSMRLITDIFAYCAEHVPKWNTISISGYHIREAGSTAVQELAFTIANGMAYVDAALEAGLDIDRFAPRLAFFFNAHNQFFEEIAKFRAARRIWAHIMKHKYGAKKEKSLQLRFHTQTGGSTLTAQQPDNNIVRVTIQALSAILGGTQSLHTNARDEALALPTEQSARIALRTQQILAHESGVADTVDPLGGSYFVEQLTDQIQAEVQKYLDKIEERGGAVAAVEQGYMQREIHQAAYDMQKSIESEKEIVVGMNKFAVEDEPQPELMRVDPTLGDKQKAKLQQLRQDRDNQRVDETLEKLKRVAQTQDNLMPYILEAVKAYATIGEICNVLRAEFGEYQGV
- the mce gene encoding methylmalonyl-CoA epimerase: MRNIRVLVAKPGLDGHDRGALVIAQALRDEGMEVIYSGLRQSPEQIVASAIQEDVDCIGLSCLSGAHNELFPEVTRLLKDQGASDIIVVGGGVIPAEDIPYLEEKGVAKIFTPGTATKDTADFIRFALAERQGEQQLDPPRKISHIGIAVESLEEALPFYQQLGLQLEGIETVEEEQVKVAFLKIGESKIELLESTTPEGPIATFIQRKGPGIHHIALDVDDIRSRLQHLKDKGVRLIHDGPKKGAEQSEIAFIHPKASGGVLYELTQPHSQSEGHFDDNDREVKERQRNESISEDK